One window of the Camelina sativa cultivar DH55 chromosome 1, Cs, whole genome shotgun sequence genome contains the following:
- the LOC104733574 gene encoding uncharacterized protein LOC104733574, giving the protein MGFSRAKRVTDPLADEVRARLVGCSFSSGSEHTGDGIEDYEEEDDSPCLSDLVQGFLEDEVETVDDDSRWCDQDSGSDSDTDSEGAELPDYADDIAKILRNSLREDSYGRTVLVHVARAMEALSSLRSEHEQRAVLLRKVMSLLRELGHNAAICKTKWKSSGGLTAGNHEFIDVMFTTPSASSQTVRYIVDLDFASRFQIARPTAQYARVLQSLPTVFVGRGEELKRILRLVCDAARISLRSRGLTLPPWRKNRYMQTRWLGPYKRTANLTPSSSAVDTVMCRAIGFDSAVGGRLFVRTR; this is encoded by the coding sequence ATGGGTTTCTCTAGAGCAAAACGTGTCACCGATCCACTCGCAGACGAGGTTAGGGCTCGTCTCGTTGGGTGTAGCTTTAGCAGCGGCAGCGAACATACCGGCGACGGAATCGAAGactacgaagaagaagacgactcaCCTTGTCTCTCCGATCTTGTACAAGGCTTCTTGGAAGATGAAGTTGAGACCGTCGATGATGACTCACGCTGGTGTGATCAAGATTCGGGTTCCGATTCGGATACTGACTCGGAAGGAGCGGAGCTTCCTGACTACGCCGACGATATAGCGAAGATTCTGAGGAACTCactcagagaagattcatacGGAAGAACGGTGCTGGTTCACGTGGCGAGAGCAATGGAAGCGTTGTCGTCTCTCAGATCTGAGCACGAACAGCGTGCCGTTTTATTGCGTAAGGTCATGTCTCTTCTGAGAGAGCTTGGCCACAATGCGgccatctgcaaaaccaaatgGAAATCTTCCGGCGGACTCACCGCCGGTAACCACGAGTTTATCGACGTCATGTTTACTACACCTTCAGCCTCGTCTCAGACCGTACGTTACATCGTCGATTTAGATTTCGCGTCGCGGTTCCAAATCGCGAGGCCAACGGCACAGTACGCGCGTGTGCTTCAATCGCTTCCGACGGTTTTCGTTGGTAGAGGAGAGGAGCTGAAGCGGATATTGCGGCTCGTATGTGACGCCGCGAGGATCTCGCTCAGGAGCCGTGGCCTCACGCTTCCCCCGTGGAGGAAGAATCGTTATATGCAAACGCGGTGGCTTGGTCCTTATAAACGTACCGCCAACTTAACTCCGTCATCTTCCGCCGTTGACACCGTCATGTGTCGTGCCATCGGTTTCGATAGTGCCGTCGGTGGCCGTCTATTTGTGCGAACACGATAA
- the LOC104733491 gene encoding transcription factor bHLH62 isoform X2 — protein sequence MENELFMNAGVSQPPVMMTSPSSSSAMLDWVSSSTQPVDPSLSRNLSRDCLFWEKSTEQSIFDSALSSLVSSPNSNFSGGGVAHGDNFIIRELIGKLGNIGEIYGSPASNGNVSASCYATPMSSSPPPRHMMVTKPPTPLAEFSGDSGFAERAARFSCFGSRSFNGRTNPPFPINNHVPVAANEKMPRVSSTPALKPLAGESSGEISRKRKTKSKQNSPSTASPSKEVEEKEDSDPKRSKKTEANEDKTKSVDDDPYKDYIHVRARRGQATDSHSLAERVRREKISERMKLLQDLVPGCNKVTGKALMLDEIINYVQSLQRQVEFLSMKLSSVNTRLEFNMDAFMSKDATI from the exons ATGGAGAACGAGCTGTTTATGAATGCAGGAGTTTCACAACCGCCAGTGATGATGACGtcaccgtcttcttcttcggcgATGCTCGACTGGGTTTCGAGTTCGACACAGCCGGTGGACCCGAGTCTCAGTCGCAATCTATCGCGAGATTGTTTGTTCTGGGAAAAGTCAACGGAACAGAGCATCTTCGACTCGGCTCTGAGTTCACTCGTCTCTTCGCCGAACTCAAACTTCTCCGGCGGAGGAGTAGCTCACGGAGACAATTTCATCATCAGAGAGCTAATCGGAAAATTGGGTAACATCGGCGAGATCTACGGATCTCCGGCGAGCAACGGGAACGTCTCCGCCTCGTGTTACGCAACTCCGATGAGCAGCTCTCCACCGCCGAGACATATGATGGTGACGAAACCGCCGACCCCCTTGGCTGAATTCTCCGGCGACTCGGGTTTCGCGGAGAGAGCGGCGAGGTTCTCTTGTTTCGGTAGCCGGAGTTTTAACGGCAGGACCAACCCACCGTTCCCGATTAATAATCACGTGCCCGTCGCAGCCAATGAGAAAATGCCACGTGTCTCTAGCACCCCAGCTCTGAAGCCTCTCGCGGGCGAATCTTCCGGTGAAATTTCCcggaagagaaaaacaaaatccaagcAGAATTCTCCTTCCACAGCTTCACCATCCAAG GAGGttgaagagaaggaagattCTGATCCGAAGAGAAGCAAAAAGACAGAAGCAAACGAAGACAAAACGAAATCAGTTGATGATGATCCTTACAAAGACTACATTCATGTCAGAGCTCGACGAGGCCAAGCCACTGACAGTCACAGTCTCGCCGAACGA GTTCGAAGAGAGAAAATAAGCGAGAGAATGAAGCTGCTTCAAGATCTTGTCCCTGGATGCAACAAG gttaCTGGGAAAGCACTGATGCTGGATGAAATTATAAACTATGTCCAATCATTGCAACGACAAGTTGAG TTCTTGTCGATGAAGTTATCGTCAGTGAACACCAGGCTGGAATTTAACATGGATGCTTTCATGTCAAAGGAT